The Gemmatimonadaceae bacterium genome contains the following window.
CGACAAGATCGTGGAAGTTGCCGGAATGGACGCCGACGAGGCCCGCGCGCGGCTGGGCGTCTAGGCCGGCGTCACCGTGCCGTGATCCACGGGCTCCGGCGCGCCGCGCATGAAGAGATACTCGTAGAGCACTGCCGCGATGATCCCGCCGAGGATCGGCGCGGTCCAGTAGATGAGCTGCCCCTCGTACATGCCGCTCGCGACCGCTGGCCCGAACGAGCGCGCCGGGTTGAGTGATCCGCCCGTGATCGGCCCGATCGCGAGTATGCCGGCGGCGAGAGTGAAGCCGATCGCGAAGCCGCCCACCCGGGGAGCCTTGGGATCGACGGCCGTGCCGAACACCACCAGTACCAGGAAGAACGTCGCGATCATCTCCGCGACGAACGCCTGCGTCCCGGTGATGTCGAGCGAGATGAACTGGCCGCCGCCGCGGGCCGCGGCGAAAATGGGATCGGGAAAGACGATCTTGAGCAGATACGCGCCGAGCATCGCGCCGAGCAGCTGCGCCACGAGATAGACGCCGGCCATCATCGGCTCGATGCGCCGCACGGCGAGAAAGCCGAGCGTGACCGCGGGATTGAAGTGCCCCGAGATCCGCATCAGCGCGGTGACCATCACGGCGAAAATCAGTCCGTGCGCGAAAGCGATCTCCACCAGACTCGCCTGCGATCCGGATATGGCCGTGCCCATGATCGCGGCGCCGCCGACGAAGACCAGCGCCAATGTGCCGATGAGCTCCGCCGTAAAGTGCCTCAGCGAGTCCCGCATGCTCCTCCCTCCGCTGTGAGTGCCGGCTGGGCCGGCTGGTTTTCTGTCTTAACTGGCCTGACGCAGCACCAGCGCCGCGTTGATTCCGCCGAACCCGAACGAGTTGGTCAGCATGTGCTCGACTCTCCGCTCGCGGCCGGCGCCGGGAAGGTAGTCAAGATCGCACGCCTCGTCCGCGACGGTAAGGTTG
Protein-coding sequences here:
- a CDS encoding aquaporin, whose protein sequence is MRDSLRHFTAELIGTLALVFVGGAAIMGTAISGSQASLVEIAFAHGLIFAVMVTALMRISGHFNPAVTLGFLAVRRIEPMMAGVYLVAQLLGAMLGAYLLKIVFPDPIFAAARGGGQFISLDITGTQAFVAEMIATFFLVLVVFGTAVDPKAPRVGGFAIGFTLAAGILAIGPITGGSLNPARSFGPAVASGMYEGQLIYWTAPILGGIIAAVLYEYLFMRGAPEPVDHGTVTPA